The following are from one region of the Acidimicrobiia bacterium genome:
- the argS gene encoding arginine--tRNA ligase, with protein MIRDALTDALRAAIGAAGLPEPAGGGALVEPARQREFGDWQSNAALRLAKAAKAPPMEVAERIGAALRAAPPAHLERVEVAKPGFLNLFLAPTWLHDVLRDVVHAGDEYGRGDALAGRRVNLEFVSANPTGPLHAGAGRWIAVGDAIANLLASQGAVVHREYYLNDAGTQLETFGASLYARYRGEEPPEDGYRGHYLIELAERLRAEKGDGVTEADAREWGYREIVRGLQDDLARIGVHFDTWFSERALHERGDVDDVLRELAARGHTYEQDGATWLRSTEFGDQRDRVLVKSDGAYTYLTADLAYHRDKFRRGWEHLVDIWGADHHGQVKSLQSGIEALGYPAGEPEIILGQLVTLMSGGQVVRISKRTGNLVTLADILDEVDPDVARLTFLLQGIDSAQTFDLDVVTSQSMENPVYYVQYAHARIASIGRHAAEVGVTRRPLDEVDLTVLTHERELDLLRSLSAYPETVAEAAALRAPHRVTTWVRELASRFHGFYRDCRVISDDVALTQARLWLAEACRVGLADALALLGVHAPDEMSRLDGDAADDDAGP; from the coding sequence GTGATACGTGACGCCCTCACCGACGCCCTGCGCGCCGCGATCGGCGCGGCCGGCCTCCCCGAGCCGGCCGGTGGTGGCGCGCTCGTCGAGCCGGCCCGCCAGCGCGAGTTCGGCGACTGGCAGAGCAACGCGGCGCTGCGCCTTGCCAAGGCGGCCAAGGCGCCCCCGATGGAGGTCGCGGAGCGGATCGGGGCGGCGTTGCGCGCCGCGCCGCCGGCCCACCTCGAGCGGGTCGAGGTCGCGAAGCCGGGGTTCCTCAACCTCTTCCTCGCGCCGACATGGCTCCACGACGTGCTGCGCGACGTCGTCCACGCCGGCGACGAGTACGGGCGGGGCGACGCGCTCGCCGGTCGGCGCGTCAACCTCGAGTTCGTCTCCGCGAACCCGACCGGCCCGCTGCACGCGGGGGCTGGCCGGTGGATCGCGGTCGGCGACGCGATCGCGAACCTCCTCGCGTCGCAGGGCGCGGTCGTGCACCGCGAGTACTACCTGAACGACGCCGGTACGCAGCTGGAGACGTTCGGCGCGTCGCTGTACGCGCGCTACCGGGGCGAGGAGCCGCCCGAGGACGGGTACCGCGGCCACTACCTGATCGAGCTGGCCGAGCGCCTGCGCGCCGAGAAGGGCGACGGCGTGACGGAGGCCGACGCGCGCGAGTGGGGCTACCGCGAGATCGTGCGTGGGCTGCAGGACGACCTCGCGCGCATCGGTGTCCACTTCGACACGTGGTTCTCGGAGCGCGCGCTGCACGAACGGGGCGACGTCGACGACGTGCTGCGCGAGCTCGCCGCGCGCGGGCACACCTACGAGCAGGACGGCGCGACCTGGTTGCGGTCGACGGAGTTCGGCGACCAGCGCGACCGCGTGCTCGTGAAGTCCGACGGCGCGTACACGTACCTGACCGCCGATCTCGCGTACCACCGCGACAAGTTCCGGCGCGGGTGGGAGCACCTCGTCGACATCTGGGGCGCGGACCACCACGGCCAGGTCAAGTCGCTCCAGTCCGGCATCGAGGCGCTCGGGTACCCCGCCGGCGAGCCCGAGATCATCCTCGGGCAGCTCGTCACGCTGATGAGCGGCGGGCAGGTGGTGCGCATCTCGAAGCGCACCGGCAACCTCGTGACGCTCGCGGACATCCTCGACGAGGTCGATCCCGACGTCGCGCGCCTCACCTTCCTGCTCCAGGGGATCGACAGCGCGCAGACGTTCGACCTCGACGTCGTGACGTCGCAGTCGATGGAGAACCCCGTCTACTACGTGCAGTACGCGCACGCGCGCATCGCGTCGATCGGACGGCACGCGGCCGAGGTCGGCGTGACGCGCCGCCCACTCGACGAGGTCGATCTCACGGTGCTGACGCACGAGCGCGAGCTCGATCTGCTCCGCTCGCTGTCGGCGTACCCGGAGACCGTCGCGGAGGCGGCGGCCCTGCGCGCCCCGCACCGGGTGACGACGTGGGTGCGCGAGCTCGCGAGCCGGTTCCACGGCTTCTACCGCGACTGCCGCGTCATCTCCGACGACGTCGCGCTGACGCAGGCGCGGCTCTGGCTCGCGGAGGCGTGCCGCGTCGGCCTCGCGGACGCACTCGCGCTGCTCGGCGTGCACGCGCCCGACGAGATGTCGCGCCTCGACGGCGACGCCGCCGACGACGACGCCGGTCCGTGA